In Methanomassiliicoccales archaeon, the sequence GGACATGCGATCCATCGAATGGCACATGAAGACTTTTCACTCATACTAGCGCCACCGATAATCCGAAGAATTCTCTCTGACTTCTATTCAGAACCACTGTTGACGCTTCTTGTGGCAGAAATCATGCATGCGATGATCTCACATCACGATGAATTCACACCTTTAACTTTGGAGGCAGGTGTCGTCAGGGTCGCTGATGCACTGGACATGGAGAAAGGAAGGGCAAGGATTCCTTTTAAAGCGGGAAGCGTCAATATCCATTCCGTCTCGGCTCTCGCAATCGATAAAGTCTCCGTATTGAAGGGCAAAGAGAGACCGATTAGAATCGAGATCAGAATGAACAATTCCGCCGGAATCTTTCAGATCGATGAGTTACTTCGTGACAAAATCGAAAAATCAGGCATCAGAGATAAACTATCCATCGTCGTCGAACTCCCTGATCAGGAAATGAAGATTCTTGAAAGTCTCAAGCTCTAATCGCTTTCAATCCTTGGCGCAAGCAGATAACTGACTTCGCCCTTCCCATCAGCAATTTTGAACTCGAGTTTTACAGGAAAATCATTGCCCAGGCTGATCTTTATTGTCGTACCTGAGGGGATTGCTCTTACCATATTCGAGAAGTAGTCAAGCGGGAAAAGACTTCGGACTTTCTCCTTGCATTCAAGCGAAACCAGAAGATCCTTGGAGAGCCTGAGGCTTACAGAATCCGTATCACCCTCTGAAAACATCTCAAATCCGTCAGGCGAAGCAGTCAAAGCGATGTAATCAGAAATATTCTCCGCCGCTTTGATCCCTTTTTGGAGCTCATCGGAAGTCACAACAACTACTGCGGGCAGGTTGAGATTTGGAACCTTGGGGTCAGACATACCCGTTGTATCTACCAAGTTCATTCTCCTTGTGATGTTTCCCACATTGATGACAAGTCTATTATGATTCTCGTCCTGTTCGATCTCAAGGATTTCTCCTGCCTTCGCGAGTCTTAGAACTTCTTTGATCTTATCAAGATCAATCCCGAGCTCAGTATCGTCCGCCTTATATTCTTCAAACGCACCCTTCTGAAGCAATAGGTTAACCATAGCAACGTGCGCGGGATCGACCGCTTTCAGACTGAGCCTATCCGGCGCAATGTTGAACTTCGCTTCATCCACAAGCGTCGAAACGACATCGACAATGCTCTTGAGAATCTCTGACTTCACTTTCGCATGAAGCATGAGTTCCCCCCATTGTTCGGTAAGCGTTTATAGAGTAATAAACCTTACTTAGAGGTTATTGACTGGAATTAGTATTCTCTCCAAGAATAACCACATTCCGTGCAGCGATAAATACGGGTCTCGGGCTCATCGGCCGCTCTCGTCTGTCTCAAAACCCAAAAAGCTTCGTCGTGTCCGCACTTAGGACACTCCACCTTTGTTTTCGGAAGCGTTGGGGCGTTTGAATCAATCACTACCAGTTCCTTTTCTCGAATCCTCGTGGTGAAAGTTTGTCTTTCACCGTTCATTTTCTGTTCTTTGCCACATTTACTGCACTTGAATACGCCGTTCTTAGGAAACATCAATGATCTACATTCCGGACAGAACATCGTTCAATCGCCAAGTGCGGTGGAAAAAGATTTTCATATAAATATTCTTCTACGAAATTTCACTGCATCTATTGATCATTGTAAGTCACAGATTTTTGGTGCTTCCAACGCTCCAAATGAAATTGGTACCACAAAACCAATTCACGTTCAATTCTCCCTGATTTCCATGAAGCCATAGGACTGCTCTGTTGCAGACGATATTCATGAAATCGATATTCACGAAATAGACCGACCTGGATATTTTTGACTTAAGAGCTCAATTACATGAATTCCCAATCGCTTGATTTTGAATCAATTCCCTCTGGTGCAACAGATTTGCTCACGCGTTTCTTCATCAGTGCTCTATTGATCAAACCCTCTGGCAAACCGGCTGACTTCTTTACCTTTTTCTCAACCACCCGCTGTTTCTTAGCCATTAGATGCGCCCTTTTATCAATAAGCTTCGCTTCCCTCGGCGACATCGACTGAGGCAATTCCCTTGATTCGATGATCCTATGAGCAGACCTAAGTGGCGGAAGTTCCTCGTCACCGTATTCGACGCTTGCTCCAACCGCCTGGAGCTCATCAAAGCTCATCCCGTCATATCCTTGCCGTCTCGGGTTAAGAGAAAAATTCGACCAGGAGGATCGAGGGGAGACGGTTTCGTGCGGGAATTCACTTCCCTCCACGACGACCGTTGTTCGGTGGCCACCGTGTTGGGAAATGTATTCCATTTCCCTCCTGGTCTGATCAGCGATAACTCCTCCAATATAAGCAAAGGCGATCGTCATCAGATAACCGTCAAGCCTGAACGAGATTGTGGATTGTAGCAACGACACAAAGTTGTGAAGGTATAGCGAAGCGAAATTCATATACGAATCAAGAATCGGAATGTTTGAGGCCATTGCATTTAGAATTGCCCCTGGGGTGATATTGATCCCGCCGATCGTGGTCGGGATCCAGCCGACATCAACGGCAGCAGTGATCGCAAATATGACGACAAGTGGAATAATAGCTGCAACAACACCTTTCCACGGGCTTCCAGCTCGCCTGCCTCCGACATAGCCAGCAATCATCTGGCCGATGATCGGAAGCCACCAGAGAAGAAACGATAAAATGAAGATATACTTAACAGCACTCCAGAAACTGTAGACGACACGTGAACTCCTGAATCGCTTTGTCTCTTCGCCGCTATCCACCTCAGCAACTTTATATACGCTACGGTGGACAGTATGATTTGCTTTCTGATCAACCATAGGATCTTTCTTTCTAAAGAGCACCCCAATCCCTTCGGTCGGACATGCGTCAGACAAGAATTCTAATGTTGTTTAACGTATATATTTTTTTTGGGGTTTCCTGTAAGATTTTATCCACATCTAAAGGGCGCACCTCATGAAAACTAAAATTCGTAATTGCAACTCGATGAGAGAGTGGGTCGACAATTCGTCAGACATCACCGCGGAATATAGTACCACATGCCGTGTTCCTGTAGGGCGCGTCTCGTGCTTTCAAAGGTCACTTTGTCACGCTTCGCCTGGTATTTTAGTATCTCATCCATTGACCATCCGAGATAGTCCGCTAACCGCGCGAGTCTGTTGTACGGAAAAGCTTGTTTTCCTAAAAGTATCTGTCTGATGCTCCATCCCGGATGTACCCTTGAGCGGTATCCGAGTTCTCTTCCTAGTTTATTGATGCTACCCGCTTTATCAATCCCATATTTTATCAGTTTAACCCTGAAATCGGATTCCAGCCAGATCCGTTCAGTTCTCAAATCCTTTTTTCCTAGATATGTACCTGCACCTAGGACGGGATTGGACACAGTCTTAATAGCCGAATTCGAATTATTAATTTTTTCTCCGTCTATTGACACCGGGTTTCCTTCGTATCATTCAGAGTATGACCTTCCTATCTAAGTCAGCTGGAATGGGGCGTCATTTTTTTGGAAGACGCCGCTAAAGAGTAATAGGCAACGACGATAGTAACTCAGATGAATTCCCTCTAGAATGTTCCAGTAGTGACGATATTCGAAAACAATACATATGGAAAATTTCGAACTTATTTTATTACAGCATAGTTGTTCGCAAATTGTGCCCTCCATCGATTTGTTCCTAAAGTATGTAAACCCTGCAATCCAATTTGTACCAAAAAATGCTTATATGTATGCTTTAGTTGGCGGTTTAGTGGAATGATGTTCAGAAAAACGGTGACTATTGAAACGAGAGGCGAAGAAGATCTGATCGACATCACCGATCACATAAAGAGTGCGATCAGGGAATCCGGAGTCTCTGACGGACTCGCCTGTGTTTTCGTCCCTCACTCGACAGCGGCATTGCTGACGATTGAAAATGAGCCAGGATTGAGAAATGACATCAGGAAAGCGCTCGAGCGCATTGCGCCGAAGAATTCTAATTATGATCACAATAGGGCCTGGGGGGACGATAATGGACATTCTCACATCCGATCGTCGTTTCTTGGAACCTCTCTAACCATCCCTTTTTCGGGAGGATCTCCCGATCTGGGGACATGGCAACAGGTCGTTCTCATGGAACTGGACATTCGAAAGAGAAGCAGAAAAGTAATCATTCAGATTATGGGAGAGTAATAAAAGTATATCGGAGCTGTCGGACATGATGATTAAATTTCTGGGCGGGGCGGACATCGTCGGAAGAATGGGTATATTCCTCCGACACAAAGATGCAAACTTACTTCTTGAATACGGCATGAGACCTTCAAAACCACCTCAATATCCAATGCCGAGTCCTCCAGTTGACTATGTTTTCCTTTCCCACTGCCATCTAGATCACAGCGGTATGGTTCCTTGGTTATGCAAAAGGTACGACACGGAAGTTGTTGCGACCTCTTCGACAATGACGATAACGAGGGTTCTGCTTGAAGATGCGCTCAAGGTTGCAGATGCAGAAGGATATCCCAGACCATTTGAGAGTACAGACATCAAGACAGCCCTGAGAAATTTTACGACGATGGAATTCGGAGAAACTGTAGACGTAGCTGGATTTGAAGTGGAGATGCACAGTGCTGGCCACGTGCCTGGTGCGGCGATGTACGAGTTGAGAGGTGACGATGTGACGCTATTTACCGGTGATATCAATACCAGAAACACTCAACTCGTTTGGGGGGCGCACCCCGTGAAATGCGACAACCTCATCATCGAGGCCACATACGCGGGCAGAACTCATCCAAACAGGGCAAAGACTGAAAAAAGGCTTCTCGAAAAGATCGGAGAGGTTGTGGACCGAGGTGGCAAGGTCATCATTCCATGCTTTGCCGTCGGAAGAACTCAAGAGGTTATGCTCATTTTGAGAAATGAGAAATACGATATGTGGGTAGACGGCATGGGGAGAACCGTCACCCGTCTTTATCTGGACCAACCTGAATATCTGCGCTCAGAAAAGAATCTGAGGGTCGCAAAAGGTAGATTTAAAGAGGTGAGGACGCCAGCTGGACGCGAGCGTGCAAAGAAGGGCGAAGTCATCGTGACAACTGGTGGGATGCTTGATGGCGGGCCTGTGATGGAATACCTCAAAGACATCAAAGACGATAGGAAAAGTGCGATTCTTTTAACTGGCTATCAGGTCGAGGGGTCGAACGGGAGACAGCTCCTCGACACAGGTATGATCGATATTTACGGGGTAAAGGAAAAGATCAAATGTGAGGTGGAAGCATTTGACCTGTCAGCACACTCAGATCATAACGAATTGATCGCGTTCATTCGGGCCTGCTCACCAAAGAATGTCGTGCTCTGTCACAGCGAGAACAGAGAAGTCCTCGCAAAGGAATTGGAAGGAGAATTCAACGTTTATCTGCCGAAACCAGGGGAAGAATTCGAACTAGGATAATTTCCGTTTAGGCCAGAGCACGTGCAAATCCATCGTCGATGACTTAAACAATCGTGATTTTGATTTGTACACTTTTTTTGAACCGCGACATTTTTTGTTTCAATTTTTGCAATAGCCCAAAGCCGTGACTCTTATCGAGCTGTTTAAAATATAAAGAAGCTCGAAACTCCATTTTCATCAACCTCCTCATGATATATAGCCACCTCCTTCTCAAACTAAAAAAACAAACTTGAATGGACTTACTTTTGCGGCCAGAAAAAAAGTATTGATAAAGAGTCTCTTGAACAAAAAACACTCCGCTAGGATGGATTTCTGAGGACGTCCTAGATTGTTTTGCTGATTTAGATTCAAAAAAATATTAAAATCAAAACGCGTATTTATCAACATAAATAGAATATATGTCCAAGTTTGAATATGGTTTCAAGAGAGCTTGTTTCGAAGTAGTTGCTGGGTGGGTCGCGTTCATTGTTTTATCTTCCTTAGTTAATGTAGGACTGTTTTCTGCTTCTTTTGTTTCGTTATTTCATGTGATGAGTGCGTTTTATACTGTGTTATTGGTTTTTGCCATGCCTTATTGGGCGACAAAATACATTATTGGGTGGCTTTTTGGTGTGGTGATAATGTACAGTCAGGGACTGGTGAGTGTGTTCGAATTGATAATTTATCTGGTGCCTTCATTTTTTATTGGCATAAGATTTGTTAAAGAGATTATATAGAATCATTCTCGTTATTTTGCTTTTACATTGTATGGCTTGGTTTGTTATGGTGGTCGTTTTCTTTGTGGTGTGTATGGAGTATAGAAAAACAAGACAATAAGCCTTTGAAAGTAACGACTTGTTATTACACGTTGTTTGGATAGCTGTGAAATGTCCGGCTTGTGGCAGTGAGGTTTAAACAAGCCCCTTAAATCATAGAAGTTTAGGTTATATGATTTGAAGCGTCATCAGTGTGGGCATTGCAAGACAAAATTCAACAATTGCGGTAGCCCAAAATCAAAATTCACAATACTTAAAAAAGACAAATGAGCAGCGCGATTTATAGTCTTATCCTTTGTTCAGCCTACTCATTTTTCCATTCCATGAACTCGTCAACTTCCAGTGCTTGTTTGCTGTTTTTTGTTTTTATTTCTCCATAATAATGCAAATCCGATTTCCATCTTTCCCAAAGCCAAAGAGGCATTCACAACCAATCCGCCGATCAGGATTGTCCTATAATAATCGATGGTGGATCCTAATAGCAACTCCGAAATGATTTTTGTTCTGATGGAAAGAAATCCAGATTTACTAGTCCGATCCGGATTCTCAGCGAAATCTTCCAATCTTGAAGAGCCAGTTCCGTTGTGCGGTAAGTATTTTTGATAAGCAATCTAAATGGCAGAAAGAATTGGCCTCGGCTTTTGTTTAATCCTGTAATTTTAGCCATACTGGGAGCGGCCATATAGAAATGATGTTAATTGATACAGTATGTCGAATCTAGCCAGATAATGAATAGATTTATATTAGAAAATATCTATCATAACTTGGATGAATGAGATCACTGACTATCTCAAGGAGGATGTGGGTTTTGGGGATATCACGAGTGACATCCTCCTCAATGATGAAGTAGGAAATGCAAAGATCGTCGCGAACGAGGAAGGTGTTCTTGCGGGTCTTGAAGAGGCGATCGAGATCTTCGAAAGGCTCGGCGTCAACACATTTCCGATGGCGAGAGACGGGGAGAGAATCACGAAAGGAGAAGACGTCCTCGTTCTGGAAGGGCCTTTGAAAAAAATTCTGCTTGGTGAAAGACTCGCGCTCAATTTCCTTATGAAAATGAGTGGCATTGCAACTGCCACAAATAATATTCTGAAGGAGTGTAGAAAGTTTAACCCAAATGTCAAGATCGCTGCGACCAGGAAGACTACCCCTGGGTTCAGAAAATACGAGAAGAAGGCGGTCATCATCGGCGGTGGAGATCCTCATCGTTATCGGCTCGACGATGCGATTCTCATCAAAGATAACCATCTGAGGGTCGTTGGGAGTATCACCGAGGCTGTTTCGAAGGCGAAAAGTGTTTCTTTCACAAAGAAAATTGAAGTCGAAGTCGAAACGATCGAACAGGCGGTAGAGGCGGCAAAGGCTGGCGCAGATATCATCATGTTCGATAATATGTCAGTGGAACAAGTCGAAGTCGCGTCTCTTGCGGTGAAGAAACTCAATGATCGAATTCTTGTTGAGGTCTCAGGGGGATTGACCCCTGAGACAGCGCCAAAATATGCCAGACATGCGGATATCCTTTCCCTGGGATGGATCACACATTCGTCGAAGGCGATCCACTTCAGCCTCGAGATCACGAGTGTCAAGGCGCCCGAAACTGCCTAGACAACGACCTTCGTCTTGTGATATCTCAATCCGATTTCTTCGGAGGAGGCACCGAGTGCGAGTGCCAGAAATTCAGAAAAATAGAGGACTGGCATACCTCGTTTTTGCCTGAGATCAAACTGGACAAAACAAAAGGGGCATGGCGTCAGGATACAATTTGCACCCGCTGTTGCGAATTCATCGATCAACTCATCAAGCACCTTTGAAGACAGTACTTCATTGACATTGGACACACCTCCGCCGCAGCAATTTGGCCAATCCTCTTCTGCGACGACCTCAGCACCCAAGGAACTGGCAATTTCGCTGAGTGCCCGCGTATAATAACTCTGATCATATGAGGTCAATTTAGTGGGGCGAACAAGATGACACCCAGGATGAATTGCGACTCGCATTCCCGTGCCTCGTTTAACCACGAGTTCATCAAGCGCCGTTCTTCTTTTTGCGATCAGATCTACGAGATGAATGATTTCTGTCTTACCCGTATACCTCCTACCGATCCCGGCGAGCACCTCGTTGACGCGGTCTCTTATTTTTTGCGACTTGAGTGCGTGCTTTGCTTCCTTGAGGGACATTAGGCACCCGTTGCACAAAGTAAGGATGTCCCGATCATTTTCTTCAGCAATAGAAAGTAACCTCGCGGCCGCGACTAACCAAGTATCAACGGCGAGCGACCTTAGTCCGATCGGCTCGACACAACAAGTCGCACCGGGCAGCGGCTCATAATGAACCTTCATTTTGTCCAGTACAAAAATGGAAGACCGTTCCAGAAATGGGAGTCTCGTCGGGATAAGACATCCACGGAAGAGATAAAAGGTGCGGCTCAAAGACCTAGCCTCCCCAATCGAGTCCTATTGACAATAAACTTGACCTCATCCATCGTTTTCTGATCGATATCAATATCGTCGAGCTTCATTTCACTTCTCATTTTCTTTGTTAAACCTGTTTTTGGAAATGAGAGACCTGTCCTTATGAATAGTCTCGCCTCCTCCAAATAATGCTTTGGAATATGCCCTCTCTCAGAAGCAAGATTCCGTACCAAAGTGACGATGAACGAGGGATTAACATCTAGCTGACATCTTTCCGTACAACTCTGACACATCATACAGGACCATATGGCATCCTCTTTTTCAACGTTGATCGCCCCAAGCATCACACGCTCGATTATTTCTCTTATCCGAATGCCACCGTGCGACAGGCTCGGGCAGACGGCGGAACATTGCCCACACTGGTGACATTCCCATAGAGTGAGATCGGACCAAACCTCTCTGATCGCCGTTAGAAGCATGGGGTCAAAAACAGACTTTTTCACGGATGGTGCTGATATTTCCACTCGCTTATTACTCTTTTCTTCAGAAGGGATCAAAAAAGCAGAGATTAGGACCCGCAACTATCAAAAACAAATGAGTATTATACCAAGATATCATGGATATCGAAAAAGAGCGATGTCAATTCTGCGGTAGGCAGGCGAAGCATTTTCTTTTCGCAGCATTTGTTTGTGATAGTGAAGATTGTATTGAAAAAGCGAGAATTGAGAGGGGCGGGCCCGGGGGCCATATGAAAAGGAAAAAGGATAGTAGAATTGAATTAGAGGGGGTTGACAAAGAATAGAGAGGCGTTTCTGAGGGTGTTGCTATCATCTGCGATAATTTTTACAATTAGGCGCTAAAGTATTAAGGTAAGAATCGTCTCTTGGGAACAGGTGTCAAATTGACAGACGATATAAAATTCTGCCCATATTGCGGAGAAAGAATGCATTCCGCAGCTAACTACTGCCCGAAATGTGGGGCACAACTGCCGGTTCAGGAAAGTCAACCGGCTGGACAAGCGCAATATCAACCGCAATACCAGCAACAGTACCAAGTGCCGTACCAACAAGGTTATCCAACACAATATCCTCGAAAAACGAGGCCAGAAGGAGCGATCGTACTTTCGATGATCGCAGGCGTCTTCATCATGATCAATGGACTGATTGTTGCGATCCTTGGCGCTTTCATGACATTCATGTTCGTTCCAGCAGGAATTATCGTGTTGATCGCTGGGTTGATCCTCGGATTGATCGTCCTGATAGCTGCAATAAAATTGAGCCAGCGTCCACAGGAACACATTACTTGGGGAGTCATCATCCTCGTTTTCTCGCTGGTGAGCATCGTCATCGGTGGAGGCTTCATCATCGGAATGATCCTTGGCTTCATCGGCGGACTGCTCGCGATCGTCTGGAATGCATAAACTCTTTTCCTTTCATATTTCCTTTTCTTCGTTCTCTTCGAAAAGATCCTTCCTCGCCTTCTTCGCCTTTTTCGCAATGTTCCTCGTCGAAACCATGTGGGTGTGAAGGCCGAGGATCTTGTCCTTGACTCCGAATGAGAGGCCAATCAGCTGGTTGAGGTGGAGTACAGGGATTTCGAATCTTGTTTTCAACCGCTTTTGCCCCTGGTCAAGCTGCAAATGACAAAAGGGGCAGATGTCGATGATACATTCTGCGCCTGCTTCCTTGATGAAATTGAGTTTCCGATGGAGAATGGCCAGTGATAAATCTTCATTCCCACTCCAGACACCACCACCAGCACCGCAACAACTCAGTTTTTCTGGAAAATCCACGCTCTCGCAACCCAGACATTCAACGATCCTCTCGAGGATCTCCGGTCTTTCAGGATTCTCACCACCGTGAGCCGAGGGCTTCAGATAATGGCATCCATAGTGAATTGCAACCTTCAAATCGAGCTCGACCCTTACCGCATCTTTGAGCTGCGGCAGACTTTCTTTGATGAGATCAACGAAATGGACCACCCTTGTGGCCCCTAAGTATCTCATATCGACGGTAGCGAGGAACCTGTTGACTCTCTCTATGTACTCAGGATGTGCTTTAAGGAATCTGTCCGCGGCACCGAGCGTTCCATAGCAACCGTTGCATATTGTTAGGAGTGGGGTCCCCTTCGCTTCAGCAGTGGCAATGTTTCTCGCAGCAATGACAAGCCACGAATCAAAATCATAGCTCCTGATAACACCAGGGGCTGGGCAACAAGTGTATGGGTCTTCAACAAGCTCAATTCCCAATTCCTTGAAAACTATAGAGGTCGCTTTCTCAATCGAAGGATACAGATTCTTCGCGATGCACCCGGGAAAGAGTGAATATCTCACTTCTGGGCCTCCCTGGTTATATTGATGATCTCGATCGATTCCATTAATCGCCGAAATTTGGATAGCGCTTCTTCGTTGTGGGCAACATCCGCTGGCTCTTTCTGGAGCCCGAGTAGGGACCTTATTTTTGAGATCTCGGGCGTCAATGGGAATCCATTAGATGTGTCATATATGGCTTTGATAGCAGTGAGATGAATCCTTGGAAAATTCCCCCGCCTTGCGGCAAGGTTTCTCAGGAAAATTATCGCGTCCGTCACCTTGACGCCCTTGGGACATCTTTCCTGACATGTATAACATGTAGTGCAGCTCCAAAGCTCGTTCAAATCGAGGACATCCATTCCGGACTTGGCCATATAGATGATCATTCGCGTCCTCAGGTTTGATTCAAAGCCTGCTGGGCACGAGGCCGAGCACTTCCCACATTGCATGCATTTCCTCAGATCAAAATTTCTTATGATGGTTGGAAGGTCAAGCGCCATTTACATTCCCCTCCAGGGCCTTTGCAATTATTTCGACGAGATCAAAGACTTGCAGTCCCCCTTGTTCCTCAAGGTTGAGCTCGCAGAATGGGCAAGCAGATACGACAAAGTCAACTCTGAGTTCTTCCGCTTGCTTCAATCTTTTCTTACTCAGCTCTGCAGCCAGATCCCTCCTTGAAGACCTCACCCCGCCGCCACCACCACAACACATCGCACGATCTCTCGATTCAGAAAACTCGACGAGTTCAATCCCTGGGATTTCCCTGAGAACAATTCTCGGATCCTCGTACACTTGCATTTTCCGGCCGAGGTGACACGGGTCGTGGTATGCGACTTTCGCCGCGAAACGTTTAAGGTGGAGCTTATCAACATTGCCCCTTAAGAATTGGGAGATATGAGTGACGCTGATGCCCGTATAATCCCTTGCAAGTGTTGAGTAGCAACCAGCACATGAAACAATGACTTTCCTCCCCCCTATGATCTCCTTGTTCTTCTCAGCGAGAGAGGAGAGATCGTATCCTGTCCTCTTTAGGACACTACCGCAACAGAGAAGTCCGTCAGGGATCTCGTAGTCAACGCCGATAGCATCGAGGATCGACATGGTGCTTCGCATGAGCTGTGGCCGCCTATACGCCGCGACGCAACCAGGGAAGTACACGTATTCCGCATTTTCTCTTCCTAATGCAAAGGGGGTTCTCTCGCCGAAAACGTTCCCCGTCAGCCTCACATTTTCAAATACCTTCTTATGTGGGCTAGGATTGAGGTCACACCTGACAAAGGAGATCCTCAGCTGTTCAATGATCGAAACGAGATCATGATGAAAGTCACATTCGACTTTACACCGCTCGCAAGTGGTGCACAGATACGCATTTTCGCACGAAGTAGGAAGAAGATGTTTTGTAAAGTCCTTGCTTCGCGTAACAGGATTTAACCGCTGACCTTTTTCCCCGAAGTCCATGGGAGTGAGAGTAAAATCGATTCCAAGCGCATCGGCAACTAGTTCCTGAAAATCAAGAATTGTGATCGCTGGGGGCACATTGTTGTAGGACTCCTCATTGAAAATACATTCGAGGTGAATCCTGCATTTCGAGCAAGATGTTACTAGGATCTGTGCGCCAGTCGCAATTGCTTCATTCAGTCTCCGAACTCTAATCTCTTTCGACACACTGTTGCAATTGAACCAAGCTGATATGCCACAACAGAATGAGTTTTCTTTTGAATGATCCATTTCTTTAAAGGTCGAGATCTTTTTGAGAATTTCACGGGGTTGGTCATACTTCGAATAAAAACGCCCGAGCCTACAGGGATCGTGGAATGTCGTTATTATCGGCTTTTCAGGGATATCTTTGATCTCATTAGAAATGAACTCAGAGATATGGATCGCGTCGAGACCGTGGAGTTCTTTAAGCGAGTGATAACATTCAGCACAACCTGCAATGACAGGGCCATTGATTTCCTCACCCAGGCGGTTCCTAATCAGTTCGAAATGATCGAGTTTGCCCGCGTAATAAAGATCGTGTCCGCAGCAACCGTAAACGATCTTCGGGGACACACCAAAATGATTCAGGATTGCAACCCCCGCGTTTGCCGCTCGAACATAGGATGTCCCCCATCCGAGGAGCTCATCAAAAATCGGAAGACAGCCTGGGAAATAGTAAATCTCGTCCCTACCAGTATCGAGCCCTGGGGTCAACCATGGTTTCACCCTTCCCCTCGCCATCAGTTCCTGCGCAAGAAGGAAGACATCCCTGTGCGAGCCCCGTGACGGTGCCACATACCTGTGAAGGCGGACGATATCACCGATGTCGATGTTAACAGGACAAACGGATGAGCATTTTTTGCAGACGGTGCAATCAGTCTTCCCTGTATCAGTAGGGTTACATGGTTGAACTCGCATTAGGCTTCCTCCGTGTCTTTCAGGATTTTCTCTGCGGCTTCGACAAATTTCCCGCCTTCA encodes:
- a CDS encoding HD domain-containing protein, giving the protein MKGVFRIPCGSNSVLARIVDKINDDQEVLALWKASNIMAIDRMGYNDHGPTHVKIVASIALKMLRLLIESGEKPSVVEDHGMRNEDAEVVVVLASALHDIGHAIHRMAHEDFSLILAPPIIRRILSDFYSEPLLTLLVAEIMHAMISHHDEFTPLTLEAGVVRVADALDMEKGRARIPFKAGSVNIHSVSALAIDKVSVLKGKERPIRIEIRMNNSAGIFQIDELLRDKIEKSGIRDKLSIVVELPDQEMKILESLKL
- the pcn gene encoding proliferating cell nuclear antigen (pcna) — encoded protein: MLHAKVKSEILKSIVDVVSTLVDEAKFNIAPDRLSLKAVDPAHVAMVNLLLQKGAFEEYKADDTELGIDLDKIKEVLRLAKAGEILEIEQDENHNRLVINVGNITRRMNLVDTTGMSDPKVPNLNLPAVVVVTSDELQKGIKAAENISDYIALTASPDGFEMFSEGDTDSVSLRLSKDLLVSLECKEKVRSLFPLDYFSNMVRAIPSGTTIKISLGNDFPVKLEFKIADGKGEVSYLLAPRIESD
- a CDS encoding transcription factor S encodes the protein MFCPECRSLMFPKNGVFKCSKCGKEQKMNGERQTFTTRIREKELVVIDSNAPTLPKTKVECPKCGHDEAFWVLRQTRAADEPETRIYRCTECGYSWREY
- a CDS encoding secondary thiamine-phosphate synthase enzyme YjbQ gives rise to the protein MMFRKTVTIETRGEEDLIDITDHIKSAIRESGVSDGLACVFVPHSTAALLTIENEPGLRNDIRKALERIAPKNSNYDHNRAWGDDNGHSHIRSSFLGTSLTIPFSGGSPDLGTWQQVVLMELDIRKRSRKVIIQIMGE
- a CDS encoding MBL fold metallo-hydrolase, whose protein sequence is MMIKFLGGADIVGRMGIFLRHKDANLLLEYGMRPSKPPQYPMPSPPVDYVFLSHCHLDHSGMVPWLCKRYDTEVVATSSTMTITRVLLEDALKVADAEGYPRPFESTDIKTALRNFTTMEFGETVDVAGFEVEMHSAGHVPGAAMYELRGDDVTLFTGDINTRNTQLVWGAHPVKCDNLIIEATYAGRTHPNRAKTEKRLLEKIGEVVDRGGKVIIPCFAVGRTQEVMLILRNEKYDMWVDGMGRTVTRLYLDQPEYLRSEKNLRVAKGRFKEVRTPAGRERAKKGEVIVTTGGMLDGGPVMEYLKDIKDDRKSAILLTGYQVEGSNGRQLLDTGMIDIYGVKEKIKCEVEAFDLSAHSDHNELIAFIRACSPKNVVLCHSENREVLAKELEGEFNVYLPKPGEEFELG
- the nadC gene encoding carboxylating nicotinate-nucleotide diphosphorylase; protein product: MNEITDYLKEDVGFGDITSDILLNDEVGNAKIVANEEGVLAGLEEAIEIFERLGVNTFPMARDGERITKGEDVLVLEGPLKKILLGERLALNFLMKMSGIATATNNILKECRKFNPNVKIAATRKTTPGFRKYEKKAVIIGGGDPHRYRLDDAILIKDNHLRVVGSITEAVSKAKSVSFTKKIEVEVETIEQAVEAAKAGADIIMFDNMSVEQVEVASLAVKKLNDRILVEVSGGLTPETAPKYARHADILSLGWITHSSKAIHFSLEITSVKAPETA
- a CDS encoding CoB--CoM heterodisulfide reductase iron-sulfur subunit B family protein, translating into MSRTFYLFRGCLIPTRLPFLERSSIFVLDKMKVHYEPLPGATCCVEPIGLRSLAVDTWLVAAARLLSIAEENDRDILTLCNGCLMSLKEAKHALKSQKIRDRVNEVLAGIGRRYTGKTEIIHLVDLIAKRRTALDELVVKRGTGMRVAIHPGCHLVRPTKLTSYDQSYYTRALSEIASSLGAEVVAEEDWPNCCGGGVSNVNEVLSSKVLDELIDEFATAGANCILTPCPFCFVQFDLRQKRGMPVLYFSEFLALALGASSEEIGLRYHKTKVVV
- a CDS encoding 4Fe-4S dicluster domain-containing protein translates to MKKSVFDPMLLTAIREVWSDLTLWECHQCGQCSAVCPSLSHGGIRIREIIERVMLGAINVEKEDAIWSCMMCQSCTERCQLDVNPSFIVTLVRNLASERGHIPKHYLEEARLFIRTGLSFPKTGLTKKMRSEMKLDDIDIDQKTMDEVKFIVNRTRLGRLGL
- a CDS encoding DUF6114 domain-containing protein: MHSAANYCPKCGAQLPVQESQPAGQAQYQPQYQQQYQVPYQQGYPTQYPRKTRPEGAIVLSMIAGVFIMINGLIVAILGAFMTFMFVPAGIIVLIAGLILGLIVLIAAIKLSQRPQEHITWGVIILVFSLVSIVIGGGFIIGMILGFIGGLLAIVWNA